The Terriglobus roseus sequence GAATGCCAAGACCCTCAACGTGGTGGCGGTGCGAAAACGGTACCGGCTGGTCGGCGCGCTGTCCCTGCTTGGTTACCCAAGGGGAGCGCTGCAACTGGTTCAACGCCACGCCCAGTGCGACCACGATCAGGCCCGTCAACACCAGAGCGGCGCGGGCCAGAGCGTTCGAACTGCGGTCAAAAACTTGCGCCATGAGTGCGTCCTGCTTCCTCTAGTCCGTCCGGCAATCGTTCGCCCGGCGGGGGAACGCTGTCCAGAATTCTTCAAAACACCCCGGGAAGAGCCGCAAAGTGGCTCTCCCTGTCCTGGCCTCAATACCTTTCGGTAAGGGCGGAGTCTAAGTCGGATTTCTACCAAAACTATAGCAGTGCAATGACCCGGATAAACCTGCGCCAGTACCCGCCTGAGCTACTTTCCTTGGTTCAACTTCGATAATCGAACCCAGCGAAAAGTGCCGCTGCACAATATCTCGTGCACGCATTTCCTAAGTGTCGAAATGACCACAATATGTACCTTCTCGCGGAGGCATCCTGCTTGTAAATTACGGCCAATCTGGTCCGAGTTCGATCAGGCGATGATCGGTCAGAGGACCTTCCCAAGAGTGCCCGAGGAACGCGCTAAGCGCGGTGACGATCATCACAAATTGTCCCCGATCGATATCATCCGGCTCTTAATTTCGGTACTTGAGCCATGCCGGTCCCGATATGGGAGACTGGGTGGCAATGCCGCGCATGACTGCCACCCGCAAGCCGCCCTATCGCGCCGACGAGGCCATCGCAGCGCTCTCTGCTGCAGACCCGAAGCTGGCGCGGCTGATCGAGCGCGCCGGGCCCTTGCGGCTGCGCATCTCCGGATCCCTTTCGCCGTTTGAGGCGCTGGCCGAGTCGATCATCTATCAGCAACTCCACGGCAAAGCGGCAGCTGCTATCCACGCACGCATGGTGGAAGGCTTTGTCGAGGTCTGCGGGATCGGCGTTCACCCGTCGCCGGAACATCTGCTGGAGTGCCCGACGCAGCAGCTGCGTTCCGCAGGCCTCTCCGCGAACAAGACGCTCGCACTGCGCGACCTGGCCGCCAAGACACTCGACGGAACCGTGCCGCCGCTGGCGAAGATCCGCCGCATGAGCGATGAGGCCATCATCGAGCACCTGACGCAGGTACGCGGGATTGGCCGATGGACGGTGGAGATGATGCTGATCTTCCGCCTGGGTCGTCCGGATGTTTTCCCTACCAGCGACTACGGCGTGCGCAAGGGCTTCGCACTGACCTTCGGCAAACTGAAGCCCACGGACAAGATCACGCCCGCCGACCTGCCCAAGCCTGCGGAGATGGAGAAGCGTGCGAAGAAGTGGCACCCCTGGTGCTCGGTGGCGAGCTGGTATCTGTGGCGAGCCTGCGACCTGGCCAAGCCTGATGCGGCGGCGAAGCAGCCGATTTAAGACTGTTCGAATCAGCGGCGTGTGACACTAGGGACACCCATGGGCTTCCTGCTAATGATCGCGCGCGCATTCATCAACACCTTCGGCATTACGCAGCCGAGTGCCCAGGGCGAGCGCAACATGGCTTATTACATCGGTGGCCTGCTGGGGCTGATCGTGCTGGGCATGATTGTCGCGCTTGCAGCTTTTCTGCATCTGCGCGGATAGAACTCAGCGCTCGCGCACCATCCGCACAATGCCATACTCCTGCGGCGGCTGGAAGAGTCGAGGATCCGGCTCACTCCGATTGATGGACTGCATATCGAAGTCCTGCGCTCCGCCCCGCGGCTCAAAGCGCTTCACCTGCACATTCAGGCCGAGCAACGGCGAATACCAAAGCTCCTTCACTGTGGGCTCCGCATCTCCGAGGCGTGGTGAGACGGAGATCTCATGCGCGCCCTGCACCTGCAGGCTTTCCATTGTCTTTTGACCAATACTCTCGCGCGTGATCTTCAGACCGGCAGGCGTGGTCATGCTCGCGGGCAGAGGCAACGGATCGTCCACGGGCAGTGACGCTGCACGCACGGTGCACAGCCTGCGGACCGGTTCGCAGACCGTCAGCTCTTTGCGCGCCGGGTCGTAATAGTCCAATTCCGAAAGACGTGTGACATCCGTGTTGCCGGACGGCGAGAAGAAGCGACGCTCCTGAAAGATCCGTCCTGTGCTGTCACGCGCCACGGTGCGGTGGTTGTACACCGTCACCTGCGAACCATCCTCCAAGCGACGTTTCCAGGTCGTCGTGACCGTCGCCTGGAATGGCGCACCGGGCTTCGCTGTAATCGTCAGGCTTTGGATCGTCTCGCGTGTGCCGCCGTCCGGCGCATACGTAACCTGCGCAGCCGCAGAGAGAGTTGACAGGGCGATGGCGGAAGCCAGCAGAGCGCTTCGCAGACTCTTCGCTGAAACGATCATGAGAGCCGAGCTCCTTGTGAGCGGCAGTCTACGGCACCCGATGAGAGACCGCATCGGAAATGTCAGGAAGGCGTGGATTGGCGGTTGTACCGGTAGACCCAGTGGCGCTCGATGCCGCCGTGGGTCATTCTCACATCGCGTAACTCGCGAACGAAAAGGCTGCCGGCATCTTTGTGCTCGGTGAACCCCTCGTACTCATCCAGCGCTCGCAACATCTCTGGACCTTCCGGAATGGCAAACACTTCGCCGGGTACAGATTCCAGTTCTCCATCGAAGACAAGGCCCGGATACTCACCCAGGTCGAGCAGACGTCCCTTCACCGTGCCGGTCCCGAGCGAGACGAACTGTCGCGTCAGGTGGCGAACCTCAGCCGGTGCACGGTCCGGATGCAGTGTCCCGTAGACGAACAAACCGAGCTTCATCCCTGCTCAAGCGGCTTGCGTGCGAAGTAGTAGAGCGAGAAGGCCAGCAGGGCGAACATTGCGATCGCGATGGGATCCCGGTACAGCGGGTTATGTTCGCTGAAGCGTGGGAAGAGCCAGTGGCCGCCGCGCTCTTCGGAGATGCTCTCCATGGCGGCGACCGCGACGCCCAGCAGACCGGTGATGCCGCCTGCCGCGATGAGGCCGCTGGCGAAGAGTGAGCCGGGGCTGATCTCGTCATTGTCCAGGTCGGTGAGCGCATCGTTGTTGGTGAGTGCGGCCTCCTGCTCGTCGACGGTGGGGAGGACGGGCATGCCCGCGTCGTCGTAGCGCACGACGACCGTGGTGCCGACTGGTGCTACCGCAACGGCGCGATCGGCAAGGGCCAGCGCACGGTCTCGCGCACGTGCCTTCGCGACCGCGGCATCGGCCATCCAGCGCACGATGCTACCGACGAAGATGGCGAGCGTGGTCGCGATGGAGAGGTACGCGCCGACAGCCAGTGTGAGCGAACGGATGCCGGCAAGTTCCACCGCCAGCACCAGCGCGACGCCCAGCAGCACGAGCGACCAGGGCAGCTTGCGCGACAGGATGCCGTTGATGACCGTGGCCATCAGGCGGCCCTGCGGAGCGGCGACCTTTTCACTGCCGATGCCCTGCACCCATTGAATCTCAAGCTTGCCGGTCTGCCGGTTCATCAGGTACTTGCCGTCTTCCAACTGCGCGGAACCGATGGCGTTGATGAGCTCATAGTTCGTAGCGTCATTCACTTCGTGCTTGCTGCTGCTGTCCTTCGGATCGACGACGCTGATGTGCGGGCGCGTAAAAGCACCCTTGTCCTGCAGCCCTTCCGGCAGTGCTGACAGGCTATACGTCGCGGACGTGGGCATGGGACGGAAGCTCTCAAACGCCTTGTTCATCGCGCTGAGTGTGAGGCCGATGACAAAGGTCGACACGACCACGCCGATCATCACGGCGAGCTGCGTCTTCCACGGCGTTGCGCCGATGATGTAGCCCGTCTTCAGATCCTGAGCGGTATCACCTGCGTTACTCGCAGCGATGCAGACCACGCCGCCGATGGTGATGGCGAGCGCTCCGAAGGCGGGTGCGGTCCAGCCCTGCACGAGAAAGATGGCGGCGGTTGCCATGAGTGTCGCGATGGTCATGCCACTGACCGGCGATGCGGACGATCCAACGATGCCGACGATGCGTGCGCTTACCGTGACGAAGAGGAATCCGAAGACAACGATCAGCAGCGCTGCTGCCAGGTTCGCCAGCGCCCCTACCTGCGCTCCAGGTACGGGCTTGAAGTAGAGGAAGGCCCACATGATGATGATCAGCAGCACCGATCCGCCGTAGACAAAGCTGTTCGGCAGATCGTGAGAGGTGCGTGCGATCGTATCCGTGGTGTTGCCTGTGGTGGTCGCCGCGTTCTTCTTCGCTTTGAGAGAGCCGGTCACCGCGCTCACGATGGTCGGCAGCGTACGCAACAGCGTCAGGCAGCCCGCGGCGGCCACGGCGCCCGCGCCCATGGGGCGGATATACGTGCGCCACAGGTCGCTGGGGCTCATGTCATGGATGGGCACAGTGCCGGGATAGAGCGGCGCGGTCAGGTGCGATCCGAAGAAGTAGATGGCAGGCATCAGCACCAGCCAGCTGAAGACGCCGCCCGCCAGCATGATGCCCGCGATCTTTGGCCCGATGATGTAGCCGACGCCGAGGTATTCCGACGTCGCATCCACGCGAATCGAACCGCCCTTCAGCAGGTGCTGGTCGCCGATGTCGAAGTTCTTCGTCGGGGTGCCGGGCCAGAGCTTGAGCAGATTCTCATTCTGGAAGAGCGTGTAGAGCGACCCGAGCCCCATGCCGAGAAAGATGCGTGAGGCAAACGATCCGCCACGCTCGCCCGCGATCAGCACGTCCGCGCACGCCGTGCCTTCGGGATACAGGAGCGTTCCGTGCTCCTCGACAATGAGTTGTCGTCGCAGCGGAATCATGAAAAGAACGCCGATCCAGCCACCGAAGAGTGCCAGCGCAAAGATGCGTGCGTACTCCAGGTCAAAGCCCAGGAAGATCAACGCGGGCAATGTAAAGATGACGCCGCTGGCGATCGACTGGCCGGCGTTGCCGGTGGTCTGCACGATGTTATTTTCAAGGATCGACGACTTGCCCAGGACACGCAGGATGGAGATCGACAGCACCGAGATGGGGATCGAAGCCGCGACGGTCAGTCCGGCCTTCAGGCCCACGTAGACCGTGACCGCGCCGAACAGAATGCCGAAAAGCGCGCCGATCAACACGGCGCGGAACGTCAGCTCTGGCCGCGACTCGTGCGCGGGGACAAACGGTCGGAAGGCTGGGGTCTGCGGCGGGGGTGCGCTGGTTGTGGCCATCTGCGAATCACTCGGGTGTTGACGTTCCTGTGCCACTCGGCGCAAGTGGAGCGAGTGTATCAGCGCCGCGCAGTTCGGCGTCATGGCATGATTCCGACGAACGCACCGCGTCTTTCCGTGAGAAAAAGCGTCTGAATGAGCACGCGCCTGTGCGCATGAGGATCTGGAAATGAGCCGCAATCCCTGGAAGTCTGCCGTTCTATGCTGTGCTTTTCTGTCTGCCGTAAGCCTTTCTGCCATGGCGCAGAACGCAACCACCGGGGGCGATCAGCAACCGCAGCCCGATGCCCAGACGGGTGCGCAGGCCAGTGCACAGGGCCGTGGCCCCGGCGGCCCTCGTCGCGCCGGTGGTGGCGTTCGCGGCACGGTCACAGCGGTCAGTGGCGCGAATGTCACGGTGAAGGACGAAGCCGGCACCACGTGGACTGTCATCACCACGGACAACACGCGCATCATGCGGTCGCAGCAGGTAACCCCAATCAGCAGCGTGCAGGCGGGCGATGAGCTCATGGCCATGGGCATGCCCGATGCCGAGAAGCACGAGCTGCACGCCATGATGGTGATGGATGTCAGCGCGGCCGATGTCGCCAAGGCCAGGGCCAACATGGGCAAGACTTACATCGTCGGCCGTGTCACCGCGATCGACGATACGAAGGTCACGGTGATGCGCACGGACAAGGTTTCGCAGACGATCAACCTGGACGAGACCACTTCCCTGCACAAGGGCGGCCGTATGAACCCGGACGCCATGCGAGCTATGGGAGTGGACGCGGGCATGATGGGTGGCGTGGGTGGCGGGATGGGCATGGGGGGTGGACGTCGAGGAGGTGGCCAGGGTACGCCGGGCGCCGGTGCTCCTCCACCCGAAGCAGGTGAGGCCATCACGCTTGCAGACGTGAAGGTCGGCGATAGCGTCCTTGGCATCGGTTCGATCAAGGGCGGCAGCTTCGTTCCGACGGATCTGCGTGTGCAGGACCGGCCGATGGGTGGACGCCGCGGCCCGGGTGGCAGTGGTGCATCGCCCGCAGCACCACCGCAGTAAGGGCTCAGACGGGTGCCCCATTCTTTCGCGGCCCCATCGTGAAGGGTGGGTATTAGCACGAAGTGCGAACCGCCTTTCGCCCGGCGGCATCCTCAGCCCTAAGGGGAAAGGTCGCGCTAACGCGCGATAGCCCCACCCTTGCTTTCGCAAGAATTGGGCGCCCGGATTTGGAAGCCACTTCCGGTCAAGCTGCCTGTTTGGCACGTCCGCGAAGCCAGATCAGCCATGCGCCAAGCACCATGCAGACGGCGACACTGATCCCTGCATCGGCAAGCATGCCGCCGGTAAGGCCGTGCAGATCATAGATGTGCGAATCGATCAGCCCCATGTAGGTGATGGGCACACCGCTGGCTGCCATCAGCAGCGAGAACTGCGTACTAGCCAGCGGGTTGTCGCTGCCGATGCTTTCAAACGCGATGCCCGCCTCGACGGAGAACGCGGACGCCTGGAAGATGTTCTCGCCAATCAGTGCAAGCGCGAAGACCCACGGCATGCGCGGCATCGCCCACACGCCGAACGTAAAGAGCGCGCCGACCACACCGATGGCCAGGTAGAGACCTTTCAGCGGGATGCGACGCGCGAGGATCGGTACGGCGAGACTACCCGCAAGGCCGGCAAGCAACACCCCGATGCCGCCGGAAAAATTGATGACACTCGCGCTCGCATGAAAGTCTGCGCCCACACCAGCAAGGATGTTGCAGAGCGCAAACGACGCTGCCGGCATCAGGAAGAGGACCAGCACGATCAGCACTGTGCGCCGACGCAAAAGCGCGACGATCTCCCCGAAGAACTGGCGGAAGCTCTCACTGGCTAGGCGCCGGTCCGGCCCCGGCGCGGGTACGACGAGGTAGATCAGCGTTGGCAGCATCATCATGGCAGCGAGCGCCGCCGCCGCCGCCGCTGGGCGCAATCGAAAGACCAGGTCGCCACCGACCAGGATCATCAGCCCGCCAGCGCCGGTGTTGCCAATGGCGAACCATGCGCCCAGCTTTGCGTCGTCCTGCCGCGAGATCAACGACCCCATCCATCCGCCCACGGCGGCCTGCAGCAGGCTGGCAGCGGCGTAGGTGGCCACCATAACCATCTCGACCAGGAAGGAGTTGCCGTGGTGCATGACCGTGACGGCAACGCCGCTGGATGCGAGCGCGGCGAAGACGAGCGCGTAACGCCTCCGGCTGAAGCGGACATCGAGCATGGGCGAGAGGAAGAAGCTCCACACCAGTGCCAGCAGAATCCAGGCCACGATGGCGCCGATGCGACCACCGGAGACGCCCTGCGCAGCCAGCATCTCCGGCAGGACCACGCATGCAAAGCCGCCGGCCATGCCATAGGTTGAATTCGTCAGGCCCAACAGGAAGATGGGCGGCAATTTTGCTCTGCGATCCAAGATGAATTTCCTGTGACGATATTTCACACGCGCCGTTTACATCGGCAACCGTTAGCTTTCCTAACCAAATCCACCGAAACAAACGGGATGGCGCCTGCGTCTGTACTCTACAGAACAACGGCACGGCTTCCATACTTGTGAGGTTTACTTTTGCGCGCACGCCGTCCATGGCAGCGTCTTTCTCTGTCGGCTCCACTGCTCAGCGGCGCGATGTTCAGCGCTGCCATGCTGCACGCGCAGGTGACGACTCCGGCACCGGATGCGGCGGGACCCCCATCGCCCACGGCTCCCCAGTCGACGACCGCACCGGCCGAGGTCCAGGGCGGCATCATCACGGGTACGGTCACCAGCAGCACCACGGCAGACAACAGCGGCAAGAAGCCCACGGGAACACCGCTGCCGGGCGTGACGGTCACGGCGACGAACACTCTTACAGGTAAGAAGTACACCGCTGCGACCGACATTACGGGCAGCTACCGGATGACGATTCCGCGCAACGGGCGCTATGTGCTTCGCGCCGAGTTCGCCGCATTTGCACCCGTCACCGCAGAAGTTCTGCTGAACGCCACACAGCATGAGGGCAAGGCAGAGTTTGCGATGGAGCTGGCATCGCGCGCTGCGGCACGTGCTGCCGCAGCCGGGGAAGGCACCGGCATCACTGCTCTCGCGGGCGGATTGAGCGCACAGGCGCTGGGTCGAGGCCTGCAGGCCCTGCGTGCAAGTGTGGGGGGCGATGCCGACACAATTGCCAGCGGCGGCGCGGGCGCGGAGACCTCTGCGCTGCCCACCATGGCATCGCTTGGCGGTGCGGATAACAGTGGTTCGGATTCGGTTGCCATCAGCGGACAGGGTGGCCAGATCAACGGCCTTGCAGGCTTCAACGAAGACGACCTGCGGGACCGCATCCAGGGCGCCATTGCCGACGCGCAACGCAACGGTGGTGCGCAGGGCGACATCGCCAATTCCATCGTCAGCCTCATTGGCGGCATGGCCACGGGCGGTCCCGGAGGCTTTGGCGGACCGGGTGGCGGCGGTCCTGGAGGCTTCGGCGGCGGACCGGGTGGCGGTGGTGGTTTTGGTGGAGGGGGCTTCGGCGGGGGTGGTTTCGGCGGACGCGGCGGGGGTGGCTTCCGCAACTTCAACCCGACGGCGATCCACGGCAACGTTTACTACACGGCCGGCAACGGTGCCCTCGATGCAACGCAGTTCTCCATCACCGGCAACGCTCTGAAACCCGGCTACAGCACCAACCGCTACGGCATCGCGCTCAACGGCTCCCCGTACATCCCGGGGCTGACCAAGCCGAACACCAAGCAAAATCTCTTTCTGAACTGGACTGGCCAGCGCAACGAGAATCCGGTCAACATCTACGCGACGGTGCCCACACTGTTGCAGCGCACTGGTAACTTCAATGGCCTGACGCAGACAACCAACGGCGTCGTCGCCCCGGTGCTGCTCTACAACCCTGCTACCGGCACCACCTATGGCGACTGTTCCAGTTACCTGAATCCAGGCTGCAACGTCATCACCACGCCGCTCAGCGCGCAGGCACAGGCGCTGCTGCAGTACATCCCCACGCCGAACACGACCACCACAGGCACGGGCACTACCGCTGAGAATTACAACTACCAGCGCATCACCACGGCAGGGTCGAACAACTCGCAGATCTCTGCCCGCTTCACGCGTGCATTTGGCGCATCGGCAGGTCAGGGCTTCGGTGGTGGTGGTCGTGGGGGTGGCGGAGCCCGCGGCGGTGGTGGGCAGCGCGGCCAGGGTCAGCAGAACGTTAAGATGCTGCGTCAGAACATGAGCGCGAACTACTCCTACTCGCACTCGGCCAGTGATCTGCGTGGATTAATATCGGCGCTGGACGGTAAGACCGAGAGCAACGGCTACAACCTGACCACGGGCTACCAGCTTAGCTACGGCCGGTTGAGCAACAGCTTCACGCTTGGCTGGAACCGCGCGCACGCCATCACGACAAATAACTTTACCTACGGACAGGTGGATCCGGCACAGGCTGCTGGCATCAGCATCCCCAAGCCTGTCACAGCGCAAGCCGGTCTCTACAACGGCGTTCCGGGCATCACGCTCAGCAACTTCACCTCTGTCTCGGACACGCAGCCCGCGAACCGACTCCAGGAGACCTTCAGCCTGAGCGACGTGGTGAGCTGGCGCCACGCCAAGCACAACTTCCGTTTCGGCTTCGATCTGCGGCGCGCGCACAACGACCTGATCGCCGGCAGCAACAGCCTGGGGCAGTACAGCTTTACAGGGTACGCGACGAAGAACCCAGCCACCGGCAGCAGCACCAGCGCGGCGGTCAGTGGATCGTCCTTCGCAGATTTTCTGCTGGGTGCGCCGCAGAACTCCGCGATCCAGACAGGAGCGCAGAAGATCTACCTGCGCGAGTGGGTCTACGACGGCTATGCCAATGACGACTTCCGCGTCTCCAGCAACATCACGCTGAATGCGGGCCTGCGGTATGAGTATTTCTCACCTTATATCGAGGAAAACAATCGCCTCGTGAACCTGGATCACAATGCGGACTTCACCGCCTTCTCCCGCGTCACACCGGGTGTTACCGGCGTCTACAGCGGTGCGTTCCCGCGTTCGCTGGTGCAGCCGGATCGTTCGCTTATTTCGCCACGATTGGGCATTGCATGGCGTCCGAAGTGGACGAAGAACACCGTGATCCGGGCTGGCTATGGCATCAACTTCAACACGGGTCAGTACAGCAGCTTTGCGAATTCGCTGGCGTACCAGCAGCCCTTCGCCGTTACACAGAACAATGTCGCAGCGACGCAGGGCTGCGGCACGTTTACGACTCCAGGCACGACGGTCACAAATAACTTCACACTGACCAATGCCTTCAACTGCACCAGCAGCACGGTCCTGCAGAATACCTTCGCCATCAATCGCGCTTACCGCCTGGGCCGCGTGCAGGCCATCAACATGGATATTCAACGGACGCTGCCGTTGGGTACAGTCCTCAATATCGGCTACAACGGGTCGTTCGGCAGCAGCCTGGATCTACGCCGCGCACCGAACCGTAGCGCCACGACTGTCATCAGCAATGCGCAGTCGATCGTCTACGAAGACTCTATCGGCGAGTCGCGCTTTCATTCGCTGAGCGTCAACCTGCGCAAGCGACTGCAGAAGGGTGTCTCCATCCAGGCGACGTACCAGTACGGCCACTCCATAGACGACGCCAGTTCGATCGGCGGCACGGGGAACAACACCATCGTGCAGAACGACGCACGCATCGACCTGGAGTTCGGCAACAGCACCTTCGATGTGCGGCACAAGGTCACTGGCAACTATGTCTTTGAGTTGCCCTTCGGACCGAACCGGCTATTCCTGAACAAGGGCGGCAGGTTGTCCCGCGTGATGGACGGCTTCAGCGTGAGCGGCAACTTCACCTTTGCCACCGGCACGTATGCCACGCCGCAGTATCAGAACTCCATTGCGCAGGCCGCCACCGGCAACAACTATACGCTGCGCCCCGACCGGGTATTTTTGCAACCGATCGCAGGCGCGGGGACTCTGCGCAGCTGGTTCAACACCGCGGCGTTTGTCTCGCCGTCAGCCGCAGCGGTCTTCGGCACAGCATCGCGCAACAGCATTCAGTTGCCCGGCACCATCAGCAACGACATGTCCCTATCACGCACGGTCGCGCTGGGCGATCTGCGCAACTTTGAGGCGCGTGTCACCGCATCGAACGTCTTCAACACCGTTCAGTACAGCGGCATCAACACGGTGCTGAACTCGTCCACCTTCGGCCAGGTCACCGGCACCGCTGCACCGCGCAAACTCAGCTTTCAGGCGAGGTACAGGTTCTAATGACGACGCTCCGAACCCTAGCCTCAGTAGCGCTTTGTGCCACGCTTGCGGTTCCGCAGACCAACGCGCAACAGACGCCTGCGCCGCAGACCACGCAGCCGCCCGTGCAACTGAACACGCCGATGCAACAGGCTCCCGCACCGCAACCAGGAGCACCTGCATCCACCGGCACGACGATTCAGCAGGTAGGCAACAGCACGTCAGACAGCTTCACCCTGCGCGTCAACACGCAGCTTGTTTTGACGAACGTCGTTGTCCGCGACAAGAAGACGGGCAACGTCATCCGCGATCTGAAGGCGTCTGACTTCACCATCCTTGAAAACAACAAGCCGCAGAAGATCACTTCGTTTGATTTCCAGACGGTCGACGCGGCCGCGCGCCTGAATGAAGCGACAGTCAGTGGTACGTCGCCCACCATCGCGCAGATCCTTGATCGCAGCATGGGCGCCGACGCGAAGCAGCTGCGCGACCACCGCCTTATCGTGCTCTTCTTCGACCTGTCCAGCATGCAGGATGAGGACATTGACCGCGCTGTCGCTGCCGCGCAGGACTACATCAAGAACAAGATGGCGCCAGCCGATCTCGTTGCCGTTGCGAGCCTCAGCACAGCACTCACGCTCGACCATGACTTCACCGCGAACAAGGCCGATCTTCTTCGCGCCGTCGACAAGTACAACGGCAGCAATGAATCAGGCGCCTTCGCCGCCGGTGCTACGTCGACCACCGACGTCACCAGTGACGACACCACCGGCTTCACCGCGGATGACACCGAGTACAACAACCTGAACACCGACCGCGAACTGTATGCGATCCAGTCGATCGCGAAGTCGCTCGAACGGCTCGACCAGCGTAAAAGCATGCTGTACTTCTCCGGCGGCCTTGCCCGCAACGGTATCGAGAACCAGGCGAGCATGCGCGCGGCAACCAACGAAGCCGTCAAGGCCAACATGGCCATCTACACGGTGGATACGCGCGGGCTGGAAGCGTTGTCGCCGCTCGGCGACGCCTCCTCCGGATCGCTCCGCGGTACCTCTGCGTACAGTGGCCGAGCCATGCAATCGCGGCTCGACTCCAACTTTGCCTCGCAGGAGACTCTTGGCACGCTCGCCTCCGACACTGGAGGAAAGTTCTTCAGCGACTCCAACGACTTCGGCCCGGCGTTTCAGCAGATCCAGCACGACACCGAGGCGTATTACATCCTGGGCTTCCGCTCCTCTGATCCGAAGCGCGACGGCACCTTCCGCCACCTGACCGTGAAGCTGAACCGGCAGGACGCCAAGCTGGAGTACCGTCCCGGCTACTACGCTCCAGCAGACTTCCAGCACCAGAAGACGGAAGACCGCGAACTCGCACTGAGCGAACAGCTCAAGAGCGATCTGCCCGCCGTCGATATCTCGATGTATCTCGAGGCCTTCTACTTCCGCGAAAACCCCAACCTGTACTACGTGCCCATGTCGCTCATCGTGCCGGGCTCGCAGATCCCGTTCGTGAAGGCGAAGGACCAGGACAAGGCCACGCTGGATGTCATCGCACAGGTGAAGAACGCGCAGGGCATCGCCGTGGGCAATGTGCGCGACACGTTGAAGCTCGCGGTTGATGGCAACGTCGGCGCGGCTCGCCGCAACATCCAGTACTCCACCGGCTTTTCGCTGGCACCGGGGCACTACCACGTGAAGTTCGTGGCGCGTGAGAACGAGACAGGCAGCATGGGATCGTTCGAAACGGACCTTGTTGTCCCCGACCAAAAGAAGCAGTCGATGAAGCTTTCCAGCGTCGTTGTCAGTTCGCAGCGCACGCCCGCAGCGCAGCAGCCACGCCGACCCGGCCCCATGCCGCCGGGCATGCAGGCGCCCGTGAATCCGCTCATCCAGGATGGTCAGCAATTCGTACCCAACGTGCCGCACGTCTTCCGCCAGGACGCACATCTGTACCTGTTGTACGAGCTCTACGATCCGGCGAAGGAAGCGACCGCGGCAGCGGCCCAGGCGACGACACAGGCTGCCGCGCAGCAGAGCGGCCTGAAGGCACGCCAGTCGGCCGGTGGCATCCGCGTCCTCACGTCCATTGAGTTCCTGCAGAACGGCGCGAAAGTGCTGGAAACACCCATCGTCGCAACCGATGTGCTGAACGAGCCGGAGCGCGGCGCGGTGGCCTTTAACTTCGACGTACCGCTCGCGCAGCTGAAACCCGGCACCTACATCTGCCAGGTAAATGTAATCGACGATGCCGCGGGGGCGTTTATCTTCCCTCGGCTTGCGTTGAAGGTCGTGGCGCCACCGGCGGCGGTTGTGCCGGGTCCTCCGACGGCTCCGGCACCACCGCCT is a genomic window containing:
- a CDS encoding TonB-dependent receptor; translated protein: MRARRPWQRLSLSAPLLSGAMFSAAMLHAQVTTPAPDAAGPPSPTAPQSTTAPAEVQGGIITGTVTSSTTADNSGKKPTGTPLPGVTVTATNTLTGKKYTAATDITGSYRMTIPRNGRYVLRAEFAAFAPVTAEVLLNATQHEGKAEFAMELASRAAARAAAAGEGTGITALAGGLSAQALGRGLQALRASVGGDADTIASGGAGAETSALPTMASLGGADNSGSDSVAISGQGGQINGLAGFNEDDLRDRIQGAIADAQRNGGAQGDIANSIVSLIGGMATGGPGGFGGPGGGGPGGFGGGPGGGGGFGGGGFGGGGFGGRGGGGFRNFNPTAIHGNVYYTAGNGALDATQFSITGNALKPGYSTNRYGIALNGSPYIPGLTKPNTKQNLFLNWTGQRNENPVNIYATVPTLLQRTGNFNGLTQTTNGVVAPVLLYNPATGTTYGDCSSYLNPGCNVITTPLSAQAQALLQYIPTPNTTTTGTGTTAENYNYQRITTAGSNNSQISARFTRAFGASAGQGFGGGGRGGGGARGGGGQRGQGQQNVKMLRQNMSANYSYSHSASDLRGLISALDGKTESNGYNLTTGYQLSYGRLSNSFTLGWNRAHAITTNNFTYGQVDPAQAAGISIPKPVTAQAGLYNGVPGITLSNFTSVSDTQPANRLQETFSLSDVVSWRHAKHNFRFGFDLRRAHNDLIAGSNSLGQYSFTGYATKNPATGSSTSAAVSGSSFADFLLGAPQNSAIQTGAQKIYLREWVYDGYANDDFRVSSNITLNAGLRYEYFSPYIEENNRLVNLDHNADFTAFSRVTPGVTGVYSGAFPRSLVQPDRSLISPRLGIAWRPKWTKNTVIRAGYGINFNTGQYSSFANSLAYQQPFAVTQNNVAATQGCGTFTTPGTTVTNNFTLTNAFNCTSSTVLQNTFAINRAYRLGRVQAINMDIQRTLPLGTVLNIGYNGSFGSSLDLRRAPNRSATTVISNAQSIVYEDSIGESRFHSLSVNLRKRLQKGVSIQATYQYGHSIDDASSIGGTGNNTIVQNDARIDLEFGNSTFDVRHKVTGNYVFELPFGPNRLFLNKGGRLSRVMDGFSVSGNFTFATGTYATPQYQNSIAQAATGNNYTLRPDRVFLQPIAGAGTLRSWFNTAAFVSPSAAAVFGTASRNSIQLPGTISNDMSLSRTVALGDLRNFEARVTASNVFNTVQYSGINTVLNSSTFGQVTGTAAPRKLSFQARYRF
- a CDS encoding VWA domain-containing protein → MTTLRTLASVALCATLAVPQTNAQQTPAPQTTQPPVQLNTPMQQAPAPQPGAPASTGTTIQQVGNSTSDSFTLRVNTQLVLTNVVVRDKKTGNVIRDLKASDFTILENNKPQKITSFDFQTVDAAARLNEATVSGTSPTIAQILDRSMGADAKQLRDHRLIVLFFDLSSMQDEDIDRAVAAAQDYIKNKMAPADLVAVASLSTALTLDHDFTANKADLLRAVDKYNGSNESGAFAAGATSTTDVTSDDTTGFTADDTEYNNLNTDRELYAIQSIAKSLERLDQRKSMLYFSGGLARNGIENQASMRAATNEAVKANMAIYTVDTRGLEALSPLGDASSGSLRGTSAYSGRAMQSRLDSNFASQETLGTLASDTGGKFFSDSNDFGPAFQQIQHDTEAYYILGFRSSDPKRDGTFRHLTVKLNRQDAKLEYRPGYYAPADFQHQKTEDRELALSEQLKSDLPAVDISMYLEAFYFRENPNLYYVPMSLIVPGSQIPFVKAKDQDKATLDVIAQVKNAQGIAVGNVRDTLKLAVDGNVGAARRNIQYSTGFSLAPGHYHVKFVARENETGSMGSFETDLVVPDQKKQSMKLSSVVVSSQRTPAAQQPRRPGPMPPGMQAPVNPLIQDGQQFVPNVPHVFRQDAHLYLLYELYDPAKEATAAAAQATTQAAAQQSGLKARQSAGGIRVLTSIEFLQNGAKVLETPIVATDVLNEPERGAVAFNFDVPLAQLKPGTYICQVNVIDDAAGAFIFPRLALKVVAPPAAVVPGPPTAPAPPPPAGN